In a single window of the Polycladomyces zharkentensis genome:
- a CDS encoding RluA family pseudouridine synthase, with protein sequence MESHTVMTHRVDESEDGKMVRQVLRNRFRFSRRQFRRLKVTDGVRVNGSFAYLTSRVKTGDVITVTLTDEEPVHIPPQPVPLHIMYEDEDLLVLDKQPGVVVHPTKDYRDWTLANGLVHHWRERGETHQVRPVTRLDKETSGLIVFAKHAHAHAFLSGQMANKRYKREYLAIVHGRVLRTSGTIDAPIGRDPAHTSRRIVTPDGAEAVTHYRVEAAFSKASLVRLSLETGRTHQIRVHLAHLGHPIIGDTLYGNEEDAAMWGMERQALHAARLTLIHPRDKSSRTWESPIPADMKRLLDRVKQAENK encoded by the coding sequence ATGGAATCACACACCGTGATGACACATCGTGTCGATGAGTCGGAGGACGGCAAGATGGTCCGCCAGGTCCTGCGCAACCGGTTCCGGTTTTCCCGCCGCCAGTTTCGCCGATTGAAGGTGACCGATGGTGTTCGGGTCAACGGTTCATTCGCCTATTTGACCTCCCGCGTGAAGACGGGGGATGTCATCACTGTCACCCTGACGGACGAAGAACCGGTGCACATTCCTCCTCAACCCGTCCCCTTACACATCATGTATGAAGATGAAGATCTGCTGGTGTTGGACAAACAACCGGGTGTCGTTGTGCATCCGACCAAAGATTACCGGGATTGGACATTGGCCAACGGTTTGGTGCATCATTGGCGGGAAAGGGGAGAGACTCATCAGGTACGGCCGGTTACAAGGCTGGATAAAGAGACGTCGGGCTTGATCGTGTTTGCCAAGCATGCACACGCCCATGCTTTTTTATCCGGGCAGATGGCGAACAAGCGGTATAAACGCGAATATTTGGCCATCGTGCACGGCCGTGTGTTGCGGACATCCGGTACGATCGATGCCCCGATCGGTCGGGACCCCGCCCACACCAGCCGCCGCATCGTAACCCCGGACGGAGCGGAGGCGGTCACCCACTACCGGGTGGAGGCGGCTTTTTCCAAGGCATCGTTGGTACGTCTCTCACTGGAAACGGGGCGAACCCATCAAATTCGCGTCCATTTGGCGCATCTCGGTCATCCGATCATCGGCGACACCTTATATGGAAATGAGGAAGATGCGGCCATGTGGGGAATGGAGCGGCAAGCCCTGCATGCCGCGCGATTGACGCTCATCCATCCGCGCGACAAATCCTCGCGCACCTGGGAATCCCCCATTCCTGCGGATATGAAACGGCTGTTGGACCGGGTGAAACAGGCGGAAAACAAGTGA
- a CDS encoding esterase/lipase family protein, with the protein MRHRKWFLFAALLMCILLVPGTPAVGKASVPPPVKMGQVNGGDVSTATDPPGTWYLGATPPNADSGKPPIVFVQGLNGTAESWWEDTVYHGRNDMYEDAYHAGYRTAFLQLWDASGNGGASMWDNGQLLAELLRQISQYFGQPVNVVAHSKGGIDAQTALVYYGASPYVGKVITLGSPHHGSHLADLAYSWYAGWLADLLGIKSDGVYVLQTGYMDQFRSDTDGRPEVSRNPFYTAAGTNWGPFPSALWTGGAYLSVHGSNDGLVNVWSTQLPYASHIFTENFDHDLIRTGSASFNRIEPLLRTGKTAMTAEPSAHASATRDAVQTAAAQQVVRGQSLPAGQTVTETVPVESGNGEVVFHVMTGHAGAQVTLESPTGQIYNSQSPQYFTGVDQGIFRNANVSAFRIAQPAVGNWKVSIQNSVDDAYLMAVTYTSASGLQYQIDPVKGKNGVFAVKVTPAAASARWDRWNVRVRVVPPSAQTAAAMNQQRMEMRLVPSRQAGGFVGTLPAFTQTGVYNVTVDVSGWTPDGHPFARTWIESVYVPGKTSSMKR; encoded by the coding sequence GTGAGACACAGAAAATGGTTCCTCTTTGCCGCCTTGTTGATGTGCATCCTCTTGGTTCCCGGCACACCGGCAGTCGGAAAGGCGAGCGTTCCGCCTCCCGTCAAGATGGGACAGGTGAACGGGGGCGATGTATCCACCGCCACTGATCCGCCGGGAACATGGTATTTGGGAGCGACACCGCCCAATGCCGATTCCGGCAAGCCACCAATCGTATTTGTTCAGGGGTTGAACGGCACGGCCGAAAGTTGGTGGGAAGACACGGTATACCATGGCCGCAACGATATGTATGAAGACGCTTACCATGCAGGATACCGAACAGCGTTCCTGCAGTTGTGGGACGCTTCGGGTAACGGCGGTGCGAGCATGTGGGACAACGGTCAGTTGCTGGCCGAGCTGTTGCGCCAGATTTCACAATACTTCGGGCAACCGGTCAATGTGGTGGCGCACAGCAAAGGCGGGATCGATGCACAGACTGCGTTGGTGTATTACGGTGCCTCTCCCTATGTGGGCAAGGTTATCACGTTGGGGTCCCCGCATCACGGCTCGCATCTGGCCGACCTGGCTTACAGCTGGTACGCGGGGTGGCTGGCTGACTTGTTGGGGATCAAAAGTGACGGGGTATACGTTCTGCAGACGGGCTACATGGACCAATTCCGCTCTGATACGGACGGACGTCCCGAGGTGAGCCGCAATCCGTTCTACACCGCTGCGGGTACCAACTGGGGACCGTTTCCCTCCGCATTGTGGACGGGCGGAGCGTATCTGTCGGTGCATGGCAGCAATGACGGGCTGGTCAATGTATGGAGTACCCAATTGCCCTACGCGTCCCATATTTTTACGGAAAATTTCGATCACGATTTGATCCGCACCGGCTCTGCTTCATTCAACCGGATTGAACCGTTGTTGCGAACGGGTAAAACGGCGATGACGGCAGAACCGTCGGCGCATGCGTCCGCAACCAGGGATGCCGTGCAAACGGCCGCCGCCCAACAAGTGGTGCGCGGACAGTCCCTCCCGGCAGGGCAAACCGTGACGGAGACGGTACCGGTCGAATCCGGCAATGGAGAAGTGGTGTTTCACGTGATGACCGGACATGCAGGAGCACAGGTGACGCTGGAGTCCCCGACAGGTCAGATTTACAACAGTCAAAGCCCGCAATATTTCACCGGTGTCGATCAGGGTATTTTCCGCAACGCGAATGTAAGCGCTTTCCGAATCGCGCAACCCGCCGTCGGCAACTGGAAAGTAAGCATTCAAAACAGCGTGGACGACGCGTATCTGATGGCGGTCACCTATACTTCCGCATCCGGTTTGCAATATCAGATCGACCCGGTCAAGGGCAAGAACGGGGTCTTTGCGGTCAAAGTGACGCCCGCCGCGGCTTCGGCCCGCTGGGACCGTTGGAACGTCCGCGTCCGTGTCGTGCCGCCTTCGGCTCAAACGGCAGCGGCCATGAATCAGCAAAGGATGGAGATGCGCCTGGTTCCTTCACGACAGGCCGGTGGATTTGTCGGCACTTTGCCTGCCTTCACCCAAACAGGCGTGTATAATGTCACCGTCGATGTAAGCGGTTGGACCCCGGACGGCCACCCGTTCGCCCGGACCTGGATTGAATCGGTGTACGTTCCGGGAAAAACGTCCTCGATGAAACGGTGA
- a CDS encoding SDR family oxidoreductase has translation MSQRVAWVTGGATGLGVMIAKGLAEDGYHIAVNYRKSREAAERLVSEIESIGREAMAMQGDVSQVEDVRRMSRSILERWGRIDVLVCTAGPFLFRHIRLTDLTDDEWREMVDGNLSGVFYCAREVIPHMRKQRFGRIITFGFPDVQNAPSWPGVSAYAAAKAGVVSLTRSMAEEEAPYGITVNMVCPGDIRHPYKEAPIAAARGKKEPRNPVGRPGTGEDVARVVRFLAHPDSDFITGGVIPVTGGFDNRDFRFSPT, from the coding sequence ATGAGCCAACGAGTGGCTTGGGTAACGGGCGGCGCCACCGGTCTCGGGGTGATGATCGCCAAGGGACTGGCCGAAGACGGCTATCATATCGCGGTCAACTACCGAAAGAGCCGGGAAGCTGCTGAACGTTTGGTATCCGAGATTGAATCAATAGGACGGGAAGCGATGGCCATGCAGGGTGATGTGAGCCAAGTGGAGGATGTGCGGCGCATGTCGCGGTCGATTCTGGAGCGATGGGGGCGGATTGACGTGCTTGTCTGCACGGCGGGACCGTTTTTGTTCCGTCACATTCGCCTGACGGATCTCACGGATGACGAATGGCGGGAGATGGTGGACGGCAATTTGTCCGGCGTTTTCTACTGCGCCCGCGAAGTCATCCCCCACATGCGCAAGCAGCGATTCGGCCGCATTATCACGTTTGGCTTTCCCGACGTGCAAAACGCCCCGTCGTGGCCGGGGGTGTCCGCCTATGCGGCGGCCAAAGCGGGTGTCGTTTCCCTGACGCGGTCGATGGCCGAAGAGGAAGCGCCCTATGGGATTACAGTCAATATGGTTTGTCCCGGTGATATCCGTCATCCCTACAAGGAAGCACCCATCGCCGCCGCGCGGGGAAAAAAGGAACCCCGCAACCCGGTGGGGCGTCCGGGCACGGGAGAAGACGTGGCGCGGGTGGTCCGGTTTTTGGCACACCCGGATTCGGATTTTATCACCGGAGGGGTGATTCCGGTCACGGGTGGCTTTGATAACCGGGATTTTCGTTTCAGTCCGACATGA